The proteins below come from a single Erysipelothrix piscisicarius genomic window:
- the pheS gene encoding phenylalanine--tRNA ligase subunit alpha, with amino-acid sequence MDLKEIMNQGLEAIKSAQSLEHLNDVRIEYLSKKGLLTKVMGQMKDLSNEEKPLFGKRVNEAKQSIESALKEKQADLEAIKLEQDMARDAIDVTLPGTQFKQGSQNPLILMRREMEDFFREMGYKVVEGDEVELDLYNFERANIPQDHPAREMQDTFFIDEHTLLRTHTTAIQMRALEEYAPSVPVKVICPGKVYRRDDDDATHSHQFVQMEGLVLGHGITLSDLKGTLNLFAKRMFGESREIRFRPSYFQFTEPSVEIDVTCHLCGGKGCNICKDTGWIEILGGGMVHPNVLRAAGYDDPTLSGFAFGIGVERIAMLKYGIDDIRSFYTNDKRFIDQFKRFE; translated from the coding sequence ATGGACTTAAAAGAAATTATGAATCAAGGGCTTGAAGCAATCAAATCTGCTCAATCACTTGAGCATTTAAATGATGTTCGTATTGAATATCTAAGTAAGAAAGGTCTTCTAACAAAAGTTATGGGCCAAATGAAAGATTTATCCAATGAAGAGAAACCTTTATTTGGTAAACGTGTTAATGAAGCGAAACAGAGCATTGAGTCAGCACTTAAAGAAAAACAAGCAGACTTAGAAGCAATAAAATTAGAGCAAGATATGGCTCGTGATGCGATTGATGTGACGCTACCTGGAACGCAGTTTAAACAAGGAAGTCAAAATCCATTAATTCTAATGCGTCGCGAAATGGAAGATTTCTTTAGAGAAATGGGATATAAAGTCGTGGAAGGGGATGAAGTTGAACTTGATTTATACAACTTTGAACGTGCCAATATTCCGCAAGATCATCCTGCTCGTGAGATGCAAGATACATTTTTTATTGATGAACATACTTTACTTAGAACCCATACAACGGCAATCCAAATGCGTGCATTAGAAGAATATGCGCCTTCGGTTCCAGTTAAAGTTATTTGTCCTGGAAAAGTTTACCGTCGTGATGATGATGATGCGACACACTCGCATCAATTTGTACAGATGGAAGGTTTAGTACTGGGTCATGGCATTACGTTATCGGATTTAAAAGGGACTTTAAACCTTTTTGCGAAGAGGATGTTTGGAGAGAGTCGAGAAATTCGCTTTAGACCAAGCTATTTCCAATTTACCGAGCCTAGTGTTGAGATTGATGTAACATGTCATCTTTGTGGTGGCAAGGGCTGCAACATTTGTAAGGATACTGGCTGGATTGAAATTCTGGGTGGTGGTATGGTTCACCCAAACGTCTTGCGTGCAGCGGGTTATGATGACCCAACGCTTTCAGGATTTGCCTTTGGAATTGGTGTCGAACGCATTGCAATGCTTAAATACGGAATTGATGATATTCGATCATTTTATACAAATGATAAACGATTCATTGATCAATTTAAGCGGTTTGAGTAG
- a CDS encoding ABC transporter ATP-binding protein, translating into MINIKNVTKTYNGSHKAVDDVSIQINSGEIVGFIGPNGAGKTTTIKMLTGILAPDSGSITLNDLNIREQPIEAKQQFGYVSDDPNAFLKLKGIEYLNFIADIYNINETDRQQRIQNYTHLLGMEQALNDKLLSYSHGMRKKIMVIGVLLHNPYLLILDEPLTGLDPQSSYILKEAMREHAQHGGAVFFSTHVLEVAEKLCDKVVIINHGKIVYTGTLESLKSNYNQLSLEEIFLELTK; encoded by the coding sequence ATGATAAATATAAAGAACGTCACAAAGACCTATAATGGGTCCCATAAAGCTGTTGATGATGTATCTATTCAGATTAATTCTGGAGAAATTGTTGGATTTATTGGACCAAACGGCGCCGGCAAAACAACGACAATTAAAATGCTTACAGGCATTTTGGCACCGGACTCGGGTTCGATTACACTCAACGATTTAAACATCCGCGAACAACCGATTGAAGCAAAACAACAGTTTGGATATGTTTCTGATGATCCCAATGCTTTTTTAAAACTGAAAGGGATTGAATATCTCAATTTTATTGCCGACATTTACAACATCAATGAAACAGATCGCCAACAACGAATCCAAAACTATACTCACCTATTGGGGATGGAACAGGCGTTGAATGATAAACTTCTATCCTACTCACATGGAATGCGAAAAAAAATTATGGTGATTGGCGTTCTTCTACACAATCCTTACTTACTCATCCTGGATGAACCCCTAACCGGACTTGATCCACAATCTTCTTATATTTTAAAAGAAGCCATGCGTGAACATGCTCAACACGGTGGCGCGGTATTTTTTTCAACCCATGTTCTTGAAGTTGCGGAAAAATTATGCGATAAAGTCGTTATCATCAATCACGGTAAGATTGTCTATACAGGTACCCTTGAGTCACTGAAATCTAACTACAATCAACTTTCACTTGAAGAAATCTTCTTGGAGCTTACAAAATGA
- the pheT gene encoding phenylalanine--tRNA ligase subunit beta has product MLVSRKLLNRYVDIADIDTLTLADTLTNAGLEVEGIEPLIHGTNLTVGHVLECVPHEDSDHLNVCQVDLGDRVEQIVCGASNIKTGLNVCVAQVGAVLPGDFNIKASKVRGVESNGMICSLNELGVAEKFQTEEQKTGIVVLPKAEPGSNPAVALGLDDEILDISQTPNRSDFMSIISIAHEVSALFGRKLTLPQFEGVANIGSETKLQIQSYTEKSPLFLGKVIGNVTIGTSPSWIREALIGSGIKPINNVVDISNLVMLETGHPMHFYDIDFLSHQNLSVHDDFEGTVEALDGQMYKLEKNDLVIMNGEVPVGIAGIMGLGNSMIQPNSKGLVIEVARFNHVSVRKTATRLGLSSESSTRYTKPMDNNASKQAMDRAVQLLIEYADATNIEETVQWGALDSTPVEVSITVDRINQYLGTSLEEAVIMDVFERLNFKPRHVEGMITCTIPSYRKDISIEEDLIEEVIRIVGYDVMDETLPLMDLTLGNLNNQQLKTRMIEDVLLGFGADQILSYTLVDEAKTVGSESLGTPIRLANPISDKRAFLRTHLLPSMVEVLAYNNAHKISDVLFFEQSSVYAEGVKSNRLGIIGQGSLFNKNWTKTEIPLDFFTLKGMAMELFDKLGFSEKRFQFKQSGFDDTKFHPFKSAEILFDRKHLGVIGQLHPTYAKEHDLKDPIYLEIDLDSLLGQKAGAIKATSVAKYPIMTRDLAILCDNNLSVSDLIQSIEKVSRKYLVDLNVFDVFTSEKLGDKKSIAFQLSFGQDRTLEVEEINDIMEAVVEELKKRFNVEVR; this is encoded by the coding sequence ATGTTAGTTAGTAGAAAATTATTAAATAGATATGTGGATATTGCTGATATCGACACATTAACACTTGCGGATACCCTCACAAACGCAGGTTTAGAAGTAGAAGGTATTGAACCGCTCATTCATGGTACCAATTTAACCGTTGGTCATGTATTAGAATGTGTTCCACATGAAGACAGTGACCACTTAAATGTATGTCAGGTAGACTTAGGTGATCGCGTAGAACAAATTGTTTGTGGCGCATCAAATATTAAAACCGGCTTAAATGTCTGTGTTGCTCAAGTCGGTGCAGTGTTACCGGGAGATTTTAATATTAAAGCATCAAAAGTACGTGGTGTAGAATCAAATGGAATGATTTGCTCTCTCAATGAACTTGGTGTAGCTGAAAAATTCCAAACTGAAGAACAAAAAACGGGGATTGTCGTTTTACCAAAAGCAGAGCCGGGAAGTAATCCTGCCGTTGCATTAGGATTAGATGATGAAATTCTTGATATTTCTCAAACGCCGAATCGTTCTGATTTTATGTCAATAATCTCAATTGCGCATGAAGTGAGTGCGCTGTTTGGTCGTAAACTGACATTACCGCAATTTGAAGGTGTAGCGAACATCGGTAGTGAGACCAAGCTTCAAATTCAATCATATACTGAAAAGTCACCACTTTTTTTAGGTAAAGTAATTGGTAATGTGACAATTGGGACATCACCAAGTTGGATTCGTGAAGCCTTGATTGGTTCTGGAATTAAACCAATTAATAATGTTGTCGATATATCAAATCTTGTCATGCTTGAAACCGGTCATCCAATGCATTTTTACGATATTGACTTCCTAAGTCATCAAAACTTGTCAGTTCATGATGATTTTGAAGGTACAGTAGAAGCGCTTGATGGTCAAATGTATAAACTCGAAAAAAATGATCTTGTTATTATGAATGGTGAGGTTCCAGTGGGGATTGCAGGGATTATGGGTCTTGGTAATTCGATGATTCAACCGAATTCTAAGGGACTCGTAATTGAGGTCGCACGTTTTAATCATGTGTCTGTTCGTAAAACAGCAACACGTTTAGGGTTAAGCAGCGAGTCATCTACACGTTACACAAAGCCAATGGATAATAATGCATCCAAACAGGCGATGGATCGTGCAGTTCAACTTTTAATCGAGTATGCAGATGCAACAAATATTGAAGAAACTGTTCAGTGGGGCGCGCTTGATAGCACTCCTGTCGAGGTTTCAATCACGGTTGATCGTATCAATCAATATCTTGGAACTTCTTTAGAAGAAGCTGTCATTATGGATGTATTTGAACGTCTCAATTTTAAACCGCGTCACGTTGAGGGAATGATTACATGTACAATTCCTTCATATCGTAAAGATATTTCGATTGAAGAGGATCTCATTGAAGAAGTCATCCGAATCGTTGGTTATGATGTCATGGATGAGACATTACCGCTTATGGATTTAACACTGGGTAATTTAAATAATCAACAACTTAAGACACGCATGATTGAAGATGTATTATTAGGCTTTGGTGCAGACCAAATTCTATCCTATACACTTGTAGATGAAGCGAAAACAGTTGGCTCTGAGTCATTGGGTACTCCAATTCGTCTAGCCAATCCTATCAGCGATAAACGAGCTTTCTTAAGAACGCATTTATTACCATCGATGGTGGAAGTCTTGGCGTATAATAATGCTCACAAAATTTCCGATGTTCTCTTTTTTGAACAGTCTTCAGTTTATGCCGAAGGTGTTAAATCAAATCGTTTAGGAATTATTGGTCAAGGTTCGCTCTTTAATAAGAATTGGACTAAAACAGAAATTCCTTTAGACTTCTTCACACTTAAGGGAATGGCGATGGAATTATTTGATAAATTAGGATTTAGTGAAAAACGCTTCCAATTCAAACAAAGCGGTTTTGATGATACAAAATTCCATCCATTCAAGAGTGCAGAAATTCTATTTGACCGTAAGCACCTGGGGGTCATTGGACAGCTTCATCCGACCTATGCGAAAGAACATGATTTGAAAGATCCTATTTATTTAGAAATTGATTTGGATTCTCTTTTAGGTCAAAAAGCAGGGGCCATCAAAGCAACTTCGGTCGCAAAATATCCAATCATGACTCGAGATCTCGCAATTCTTTGCGATAACAATCTATCGGTAAGTGATTTAATCCAATCGATTGAAAAAGTATCACGAAAATATTTGGTAGACTTAAACGTCTTTGATGTGTTTACATCTGAAAAACTAGGGGATAAAAAATCTATTGCATTCCAGTTGTCTTTTGGGCAAGACCGTACCTTAGAGGTCGAGGAAATTAATGATATAATGGAAGCAGTAGTTGAAGAATTGAAAAAACGTTTCAACGTTGAAGTGCGATAA
- the plsY gene encoding glycerol-3-phosphate 1-O-acyltransferase PlsY, giving the protein MEILLASVLGYLLGSIPNALVIGKLFFNTDIREHGSGNLGGTNAGRTLGAKAGVAVAVLDVLKATIAMVITNFLFPDATIYAGFFATLGHCFPIFAKFKGGKAVSTAMGFLLGISILVTKRPVLHFIVPVLIFFAVLYLSKMVSLSAMISIITAVVILGISQDNIQVTFAFAIIAIIVIYRHRSNIQRIKDGTERKITWM; this is encoded by the coding sequence ATGGAAATATTATTAGCAAGTGTGCTTGGATATCTTTTAGGATCCATTCCAAATGCATTAGTTATTGGAAAACTTTTTTTTAATACCGATATCCGTGAACACGGTTCTGGAAATCTTGGGGGAACAAATGCTGGGCGAACTTTGGGCGCGAAAGCTGGCGTTGCCGTTGCGGTCTTAGATGTTTTAAAAGCAACCATCGCAATGGTTATCACCAATTTCTTATTCCCAGATGCAACGATTTACGCTGGATTTTTCGCAACATTGGGTCATTGTTTTCCAATATTCGCTAAGTTTAAAGGTGGAAAAGCCGTTTCAACCGCTATGGGATTTTTATTGGGGATTTCAATTCTTGTGACAAAAAGACCTGTACTGCATTTTATCGTACCTGTACTCATCTTCTTTGCAGTACTGTACTTATCTAAAATGGTTTCACTATCCGCTATGATTTCAATTATTACTGCAGTTGTTATTCTTGGTATTTCACAAGATAACATTCAAGTAACCTTTGCGTTCGCAATTATCGCAATAATTGTTATTTACCGTCATCGTTCGAATATTCAAAGAATTAAAGACGGAACCGAACGAAAAATTACATGGATGTAG
- a CDS encoding YebC/PmpR family DNA-binding transcriptional regulator: MGRAFEVRKASMQKTAAAKTKVYSRYGKEIYMAAKAGIPDPEMNVGLKRIIDEARTKQVPADVIKRAVEKAKGGSEENYHAVRYEGFGPGASSFIVECLTDNDNRTYSEVRNCFTKSKGKIGVNGSVVHGYEHVGLLSFESNDEEAIMEILLENDVELIDIEQEEGHMTVTVDTTSLHKAKEALESKLGEIQFDVLEITYLPNEYVTVEGEDADNFKKIQAMFDEVEDIQEVYHNVKFED, encoded by the coding sequence ATGGGTAGAGCATTTGAAGTTCGTAAGGCGTCGATGCAAAAGACAGCGGCAGCTAAAACGAAGGTATATTCACGATATGGAAAAGAGATTTATATGGCGGCTAAGGCTGGTATTCCTGATCCTGAGATGAATGTGGGTTTAAAGCGTATTATCGATGAAGCAAGAACAAAACAAGTTCCTGCGGATGTCATTAAACGTGCGGTTGAAAAAGCTAAAGGGGGTTCTGAAGAGAACTACCATGCGGTACGTTATGAAGGATTTGGACCCGGTGCATCGTCATTTATTGTTGAATGTTTGACAGACAACGATAACCGAACATACAGTGAAGTTCGAAATTGCTTTACAAAATCTAAAGGGAAAATTGGTGTGAATGGTTCGGTTGTTCATGGTTATGAACACGTTGGTTTATTATCATTTGAATCCAATGATGAAGAAGCAATCATGGAAATTCTTCTTGAAAACGATGTTGAATTGATCGATATTGAACAAGAAGAGGGTCATATGACAGTTACTGTTGATACGACAAGCTTACATAAAGCGAAAGAAGCACTTGAAAGCAAATTGGGCGAAATTCAATTTGATGTCCTTGAGATTACTTATTTACCGAATGAATATGTAACCGTCGAAGGTGAAGATGCCGATAACTTTAAAAAAATTCAAGCGATGTTTGATGAAGTTGAAGATATTCAAGAAGTCTATCACAACGTTAAGTTTGAAGATTAA
- a CDS encoding metal ABC transporter permease produces MFKYEFMRTAFLVGGLLAIIIPLIGVVVVFKRMSMIGDALSHASLSGITIGLILGFNPIVGAIALSLVAALSIEFIQKRFGKYQELAIAIIMSFGIGLSGVLLGFVKNPANFNSFLFGSIVAIGGSDNWLAILLSLIVIIVSIRYYREFFYLAFDEKSAMLSGIDTNRISLIFTILTAITVSVASRIVGALIVSSLMVIPTACAMQVSKSYRSTMLYAIGFSLSFVWAGLALSYSLNLAPGGTIVLLGVAILVLLILIKTVLKRG; encoded by the coding sequence ATGTTTAAATATGAATTTATGCGAACCGCTTTTCTTGTCGGTGGTTTATTAGCCATTATTATTCCTTTGATTGGCGTCGTTGTTGTTTTTAAACGCATGTCAATGATTGGAGACGCACTTTCGCATGCTTCTTTAAGTGGCATTACAATTGGTCTGATTTTAGGATTTAATCCAATTGTTGGTGCGATTGCTCTAAGTTTGGTGGCTGCATTAAGCATTGAATTTATACAAAAACGATTTGGAAAATATCAAGAATTAGCCATCGCAATTATTATGTCGTTTGGAATCGGTTTATCGGGCGTTTTATTGGGGTTTGTTAAAAACCCAGCGAATTTTAACAGTTTTCTATTTGGCAGTATCGTAGCGATTGGTGGGAGCGACAATTGGTTGGCAATTTTATTGAGTCTTATCGTTATTATTGTATCGATTCGATATTATCGAGAGTTTTTCTACCTTGCATTCGATGAGAAATCAGCGATGTTATCGGGTATTGATACAAATCGCATCTCGTTAATCTTTACCATCTTGACTGCAATCACCGTATCGGTTGCATCACGCATTGTCGGTGCGCTCATTGTTTCATCGCTCATGGTAATTCCCACAGCATGTGCAATGCAAGTATCAAAAAGTTATCGATCAACAATGCTTTATGCAATTGGATTTTCATTATCATTCGTTTGGGCAGGATTAGCACTCTCGTACAGTCTTAATCTTGCACCCGGTGGCACCATTGTGCTTTTGGGTGTCGCAATATTAGTTTTACTCATTCTAATAAAAACTGTATTAAAGCGAGGGTAA
- a CDS encoding metal ABC transporter ATP-binding protein: MQAILTVENMSFSYSKNNILESVSFAIHEGDFVALIGANGSGKSTLLKVVLGFERAKEGSVTLLGEPIDRFSQFDSIGYVPQGGLLGVADFPATALEIVMLRISKGSFFNFYSKSRKKRALEALKRVGMEAYADEMINNLSGGQLQRVLIARELIVEPKVLFLDEPTNGLDQDAIQNLYQLPEILNQEHKMTVIMVTHKLDHDVQKINRIFEVKDRTVQKVTAHV; the protein is encoded by the coding sequence ATGCAAGCTATACTTACGGTAGAGAATATGAGTTTTTCTTATTCCAAAAATAATATTTTAGAGTCTGTGTCCTTTGCGATTCATGAAGGAGATTTCGTAGCGCTCATTGGCGCTAATGGTTCTGGAAAATCGACACTTCTAAAGGTTGTATTGGGATTTGAGCGGGCAAAAGAAGGTTCGGTAACACTTCTTGGAGAGCCAATTGATCGATTTAGTCAATTTGATTCCATTGGATATGTCCCACAAGGTGGGTTATTGGGAGTTGCGGATTTTCCGGCAACTGCGTTGGAAATTGTAATGCTTAGAATTTCCAAGGGTAGTTTTTTTAATTTTTATTCCAAATCCCGTAAAAAACGTGCACTTGAAGCTTTAAAACGTGTGGGTATGGAAGCATATGCTGATGAAATGATAAATAATCTTTCGGGTGGGCAATTGCAACGCGTTTTAATCGCACGTGAATTAATTGTAGAACCGAAAGTACTGTTTTTAGATGAACCGACCAATGGTTTAGACCAAGATGCGATACAAAATCTTTATCAGTTACCTGAAATTCTTAACCAAGAACATAAAATGACAGTAATTATGGTAACACATAAGCTCGATCATGATGTTCAGAAGATTAATCGTATTTTTGAAGTGAAAGATCGTACAGTTCAAAAGGTGACTGCACATGTTTAA
- a CDS encoding FAD-dependent oxidoreductase, with product MKVVVIGCTHAGTSAVKAIINEDPTAEVKVFERNDNVSFLSCGIALYIGGVVKDAQSLFYSSPKELASLGAEVHMEHNVTDIDVDAKRVSVTNLLTNETFEETYDKLVLTTGSWPIVPPIPGIESENIMLCKNYNQAQEIIARKDKAEKVVIVGGGYIGIELVEAFGESGKDVTLVDGLDRILNKYLDPEFTDVLEADLTNRGIKLALDQTVQEFKADDNGNVSQVVTSAGSFDADLVIMCVGFRPSTELIKDKVETLPNGAIKVNEYMQTSRPEIYAAGDNVAVHYNPTGDHAYIPLATNAVRMGTLVGKNIVENKVKYRGTQGTSGLYLFGYNIGSTGVTVNSAPFFGLDVDSVLVKDNYRPEFMPTTEEVMMKLVYEKDTHRIVGGQVISKYDITQSANTLSLAVQNKMTIEDLAYVDFFFQPHFDRPWNYLNILAQAAVEKEAKK from the coding sequence ATGAAAGTTGTAGTTATTGGTTGTACACATGCAGGTACATCCGCAGTTAAAGCAATAATTAATGAAGACCCAACTGCTGAGGTTAAGGTTTTCGAACGTAATGATAATGTTTCATTTTTATCATGCGGTATTGCTTTATATATCGGTGGTGTTGTGAAAGACGCACAAAGCCTATTTTATTCAAGTCCTAAGGAACTCGCATCATTAGGTGCAGAAGTTCATATGGAACATAATGTTACAGATATCGATGTTGATGCAAAACGCGTTTCTGTTACAAATTTACTTACAAATGAAACTTTTGAAGAAACCTATGATAAATTAGTCTTAACAACAGGTTCTTGGCCAATTGTTCCGCCAATTCCAGGTATTGAATCTGAAAATATTATGTTGTGTAAAAACTATAATCAAGCTCAAGAAATCATCGCACGTAAAGATAAAGCTGAAAAAGTTGTTATTGTTGGTGGTGGTTATATTGGAATCGAGCTCGTTGAAGCATTTGGTGAATCAGGAAAGGATGTAACATTAGTTGATGGCCTCGATCGAATCCTTAATAAGTATTTAGATCCTGAGTTTACGGATGTTCTCGAAGCTGACTTAACAAACCGTGGCATCAAGCTTGCATTGGACCAAACTGTTCAAGAATTTAAAGCCGATGATAATGGAAATGTAAGTCAAGTTGTCACATCCGCAGGTAGTTTCGATGCAGACCTTGTAATTATGTGTGTTGGATTTAGACCAAGTACAGAATTAATTAAAGATAAGGTTGAAACACTACCAAATGGCGCGATCAAAGTTAACGAGTATATGCAAACAAGCCGTCCAGAAATTTATGCTGCGGGTGATAATGTCGCAGTTCACTACAATCCAACGGGCGATCACGCTTATATTCCACTTGCAACCAACGCTGTAAGAATGGGAACTCTTGTAGGAAAAAATATTGTTGAAAACAAAGTTAAGTATCGTGGAACACAAGGTACATCAGGTCTTTATCTCTTTGGCTATAATATTGGATCCACCGGTGTTACGGTGAATTCAGCGCCATTCTTTGGGTTAGATGTAGACTCTGTACTTGTTAAAGATAACTACCGCCCTGAGTTTATGCCAACAACAGAAGAAGTAATGATGAAACTTGTCTATGAAAAAGACACACATCGCATTGTTGGTGGTCAAGTCATATCAAAATATGATATTACTCAATCCGCAAACACACTTTCACTTGCAGTTCAAAATAAAATGACGATTGAAGATTTAGCATATGTTGATTTCTTCTTCCAACCTCATTTTGACCGTCCTTGGAATTACTTAAATATCCTTGCACAAGCTGCTGTAGAAAAAGAAGCAAAAAAATAA
- a CDS encoding DUF5011 domain-containing protein translates to MHINFIFFCLFMMFFTTAVSCEYIDDRQRVPSELLEVSFDKGELSLSGWAFMRSYINYYGSTTHSFSLNIKGPTHKVLPLELDSVDLTSIMSYRGNKQCRDNQKRTQSCNHIYQNVGFKGSIPLQELQEGDYDLTLVIHHKDTEHRVEVPSYLTSMRSLSHYHEGLEYVVDSVFKQGGLTVYYHTLIATATPSPSYEGRVVEYGQTCSSADGNTAFYRKGATFHNIMDVSRYKDLVSYFKVRAKQSGCFDGRQRLVEGNEVTVHIPSTYVNYTGGRMKLKIRQKLPKLDAQPLKIKQYQTYDAFEKVTAFDHRQLNTSNRINISSNNVNERIPGVYQTCYVITDSWKRSARSCRKVILEKIPTYSRYMSENSFSRARLKLWNQIELKRVIQDAFLRRKRYIKKSY, encoded by the coding sequence ATGCATATCAATTTTATATTTTTTTGCTTATTCATGATGTTCTTTACGACAGCGGTATCATGTGAATACATCGATGATCGCCAACGGGTTCCAAGTGAACTTCTCGAAGTTAGCTTTGATAAAGGCGAACTCTCTTTAAGTGGATGGGCTTTTATGAGAAGCTACATTAATTATTACGGTTCTACGACCCATTCGTTCAGTTTAAATATAAAAGGTCCTACCCATAAGGTTTTACCTCTTGAGTTGGATTCAGTGGATTTAACGAGTATCATGTCTTATCGAGGCAATAAGCAATGTCGTGATAATCAAAAGCGAACCCAATCGTGTAATCATATTTATCAAAATGTTGGATTTAAGGGGTCGATACCGCTTCAAGAGCTCCAGGAAGGCGATTACGATCTAACACTTGTAATTCATCATAAAGATACGGAACATCGAGTGGAAGTGCCTTCATATTTGACGAGTATGCGTTCATTGTCGCATTACCATGAAGGACTGGAATATGTCGTGGATTCTGTTTTCAAGCAAGGCGGCCTTACGGTGTATTATCACACACTTATAGCAACCGCAACACCATCTCCATCTTATGAGGGAAGGGTTGTGGAGTATGGTCAAACGTGTTCCAGTGCAGATGGAAATACTGCATTTTACCGGAAAGGGGCAACATTTCATAACATAATGGACGTGTCTCGATACAAAGATCTCGTTTCGTATTTCAAGGTTCGTGCGAAACAATCTGGGTGTTTTGACGGACGCCAACGATTGGTAGAGGGCAATGAAGTCACAGTGCATATTCCAAGTACGTATGTAAATTATACTGGAGGGAGGATGAAGCTGAAAATTCGTCAAAAACTGCCTAAACTTGATGCACAACCTTTAAAAATCAAACAGTATCAAACTTATGATGCATTTGAAAAGGTAACTGCATTTGATCATAGACAATTGAATACTTCCAATCGTATTAACATTTCATCTAATAATGTTAATGAGAGGATTCCTGGAGTTTATCAAACATGTTATGTAATTACAGACTCGTGGAAACGGAGTGCGCGTTCATGCCGTAAAGTTATCTTGGAGAAGATTCCGACTTATTCTAGGTATATGAGTGAAAATAGTTTTTCTAGAGCTCGATTAAAACTTTGGAATCAAATTGAACTGAAACGTGTGATTCAAGATGCATTTTTGCGTAGAAAGCGGTACATAAAAAAATCGTATTGA